One stretch of Bacteroidota bacterium DNA includes these proteins:
- a CDS encoding glycine C-acetyltransferase: MKYDNLFIDELTRIHEANTYKYETSFSTPQAGEVTVNGKKVVMMASNNYLGMSNHPVVKRAAIDAIKEYGYGMASVRFLCGTQTIHLELEKKISKFIGTEATILFSSAFAANNAFFPSLLNEKLGYENYRDVIYTDGLNHASIIDGMRLCKTETTDKKIYKNNDVAQLEQLLETDKNADYRFKIIASDGVFSMEGSYAHVDKLVALANKYNAILFIDDCHAIGVVGKTGRGTPEKFGVLKKVDVLTGTLGKAIGGALGGYVSGSNKLVEYLRQKSRPYTFSNSLPPSVVMASIAAIDLLTKDRSIVTRLHDNTAYFRKEITSLGFHILEGDHPIVPVMLGEATVAQEMSKQLLKAGVYVKGLWFPVVPKGEARLRVQISAALSKKNIDHALDAFEKVGKKMKVIT; the protein is encoded by the coding sequence ATGAAATATGATAATCTGTTTATTGATGAGTTAACGCGCATCCACGAAGCAAATACGTACAAATATGAGACTTCCTTCTCCACACCGCAAGCGGGCGAAGTGACAGTGAACGGCAAAAAAGTAGTGATGATGGCGTCCAATAATTATTTGGGGATGTCGAATCATCCGGTGGTGAAAAGAGCGGCGATTGACGCAATCAAAGAATACGGTTATGGAATGGCTTCGGTCCGATTTTTATGCGGAACACAAACAATTCATCTGGAGCTGGAAAAAAAGATTTCGAAATTCATCGGTACGGAAGCTACGATCCTTTTCTCTTCTGCTTTTGCCGCAAATAATGCCTTCTTTCCCTCATTGCTGAATGAAAAACTCGGATATGAAAATTATCGCGACGTTATTTATACGGACGGATTGAATCACGCCAGTATTATTGACGGCATGCGGCTCTGTAAAACAGAGACGACTGATAAAAAGATCTATAAGAATAATGATGTTGCTCAATTGGAACAGTTGCTCGAGACAGATAAAAATGCCGATTATCGGTTTAAGATCATCGCTTCGGATGGTGTGTTCAGCATGGAAGGAAGCTATGCACATGTCGATAAGTTGGTTGCGTTGGCGAACAAATATAATGCGATCTTATTTATTGACGACTGCCATGCAATCGGAGTTGTTGGCAAGACGGGTAGAGGAACACCGGAAAAATTCGGTGTTCTCAAAAAAGTTGATGTGTTGACCGGGACGTTGGGGAAAGCGATTGGTGGCGCGCTTGGTGGTTACGTAAGCGGGAGCAACAAATTAGTAGAATATCTCCGTCAAAAATCGCGTCCGTACACATTTTCAAACTCACTTCCACCTTCAGTTGTGATGGCAAGTATTGCAGCAATCGATCTGTTAACAAAAGACAGATCGATTGTGACTCGACTGCATGATAATACCGCCTATTTCAGGAAGGAAATTACATCGCTCGGTTTCCATATTCTTGAAGGAGATCATCCGATTGTACCGGTGATGCTTGGTGAAGCGACTGTTGCGCAGGAAATGAGCAAACAATTGCTCAAAGCAGGAGTGTATGTGAAAGGATTGTGGTTCCCGGTTGTTCCAAAAGGTGAAGCGCGCTTAAGGGTTCAGATCTCTGCGGCTCTTTCGAAGAAAAATATCGATCATGCACTTGATGCGTTTGAAAAAGTTGGCAAGAAAATGAAGGTTATTACATAG
- the rmuC gene encoding DNA recombination protein RmuC, giving the protein MDVIFLVIGLVVGAAAGWLVSKSKYQQPLPFTKEQFDAAQAEISRVKIESAQFQEAMNRLERSLDEAKTFLETERAKSLLMTSQLSEALTENKNLSARMEEQKKELEQINVRLTTEFKNIANTVLEEKSRSFTEQNKTSLDSILNPLKERIEEFKKQVETTYEKESRDTLSLKDEVRRLAEQNIRISDEANNLTRALKGDTKTQGNWGEFILEKILERSGLEKDREYKLQVSTKNVDGDTIRPDVVVFLPDNKHIIIDSKVSLTAYEALVNAENDEEREQFKKEHIASLRSHLKLLGDKNYQTAESLNSPELVLMFVPIEASFGIAVQADRELFSVAWDKKIVIVSPSTLLATLVTISSIWKQEKQTKNAIDIAQRGGALYDKFVGFIEDMKDVGKQLDKSKDVYKDAMSKLYEGKGNIVRSVETLKTLGAKTTKSIDQNLIERADID; this is encoded by the coding sequence ATGGATGTTATTTTTCTAGTTATTGGATTAGTTGTTGGTGCTGCTGCCGGTTGGTTAGTTTCAAAATCAAAATATCAACAGCCGTTGCCGTTTACCAAAGAGCAATTTGATGCCGCCCAGGCAGAAATATCCCGGGTGAAGATCGAATCTGCCCAATTTCAAGAAGCAATGAACCGATTGGAACGATCGTTGGATGAAGCGAAGACTTTTCTAGAAACCGAGCGTGCAAAATCCCTTCTAATGACCAGCCAGCTTTCCGAAGCACTTACAGAGAATAAGAACCTTTCGGCGAGAATGGAAGAGCAGAAGAAGGAATTGGAACAGATCAATGTCCGTTTGACGACAGAATTCAAAAATATTGCTAATACCGTTCTGGAAGAAAAGAGTAGATCGTTTACGGAACAAAATAAGACCTCGCTTGATTCCATTCTTAATCCATTGAAAGAGAGGATTGAAGAATTCAAAAAACAAGTGGAGACAACGTATGAAAAGGAATCGCGGGATACGTTAAGTTTAAAAGATGAAGTGAGGCGACTGGCAGAACAGAATATTCGTATCAGTGATGAAGCGAATAATTTGACCCGTGCGTTAAAAGGAGACACCAAGACCCAGGGAAATTGGGGAGAGTTCATTCTTGAAAAAATCCTTGAGCGATCCGGATTGGAGAAAGACAGGGAATATAAACTTCAAGTCTCTACAAAAAATGTTGATGGAGATACGATCCGTCCGGATGTTGTTGTATTTCTCCCTGATAACAAGCATATCATTATTGACTCCAAGGTTTCTCTGACTGCATATGAAGCACTTGTCAATGCAGAGAATGATGAGGAACGAGAACAGTTCAAAAAGGAACACATCGCTTCATTGAGAAGTCATTTGAAGCTGCTCGGTGATAAGAATTATCAAACTGCTGAATCGTTGAATTCACCGGAGCTGGTACTGATGTTTGTTCCCATCGAAGCATCTTTTGGCATTGCTGTTCAAGCTGATCGGGAGTTGTTCAGTGTTGCGTGGGATAAAAAGATTGTCATTGTTAGTCCTTCAACTCTTCTCGCTACATTAGTAACAATCTCATCAATCTGGAAACAAGAGAAGCAGACAAAAAATGCAATAGATATTGCTCAGCGTGGCGGAGCGCTTTATGATAAGTTTGTCGGATTTATCGAAGATATGAAAGATGTCGGGAAGCAATTGGATAAATCAAAGGATGTCTATAAAGATGCAATGTCAAAGTTATATGAGGGGAAAGGAAATATTGTCCGCTCAGTTGAGACTTTAAAGACATTAGGTGCAAAAACAACGAAATCAATAGATCAAAACCTTATCGAACGAGCGGATATTGACTAA
- a CDS encoding heparan-alpha-glucosaminide N-acetyltransferase domain-containing protein, translating into MIHSKQRYLFIDLLRFLAVVFMIQGHTFDALLDFNLRSNILFFAHDFFHGFIAPMFLFASGVAFGISTMKKWEEHIALTKHVARRFGKFFGLIVIGYALHLPFFSLKKILTEATSSDIAMWLQVDALHCIALTMLILQSAVLFLKDEKRFIWFTIGFAVIIIFLSPIIWTVDFTKITPLWFASYINAGNNSWFPIFPWSSYILCGVIFSSIFLNAKEHHHAVNLMQKTVSIGIVLLIVSFIVVNLPTHIYPLHDVWKVNPLIIFARLGFVLLVTSGVFFAEHSYTITSKVPQIMGRESLFIYVIHLIILYGSVVNKGLQHIILPTLSVIETSFVFIIVFIAISSFTYGWYHLKKHFNKTAMAVRIVVAATFIFLFLTRPY; encoded by the coding sequence ATGATCCATTCCAAACAACGTTACCTCTTTATTGATCTGCTCCGCTTCCTTGCCGTCGTGTTTATGATCCAGGGTCATACATTCGATGCGCTGCTGGATTTTAATCTTCGCTCAAACATTTTATTCTTTGCCCATGATTTTTTCCATGGCTTTATCGCACCGATGTTTCTATTCGCGTCGGGTGTAGCATTTGGCATTTCCACAATGAAAAAGTGGGAAGAACATATTGCACTGACAAAACATGTTGCCCGTCGATTCGGTAAATTTTTCGGTTTGATCGTAATTGGGTATGCATTGCATCTTCCATTCTTTTCTCTCAAAAAAATTCTCACGGAGGCAACGTCGTCTGATATCGCCATGTGGCTGCAGGTAGATGCACTCCATTGCATTGCTCTAACAATGTTGATTCTGCAATCGGCTGTCTTATTTCTCAAAGATGAAAAACGGTTTATATGGTTTACGATCGGATTTGCAGTGATCATCATTTTCCTCTCTCCTATTATTTGGACGGTCGATTTTACAAAAATTACTCCTCTGTGGTTTGCATCGTATATTAACGCTGGGAATAATTCTTGGTTTCCCATCTTTCCGTGGTCATCGTATATTCTCTGTGGGGTCATTTTTTCATCCATATTTTTGAATGCGAAAGAACACCACCACGCCGTCAATCTGATGCAGAAAACAGTTTCCATTGGCATCGTCTTGCTCATTGTATCCTTTATTGTTGTGAATTTACCGACACACATCTATCCGCTGCATGACGTTTGGAAAGTGAACCCATTGATTATCTTTGCACGTTTGGGATTTGTGTTATTGGTGACGAGCGGTGTCTTCTTTGCAGAACATTCCTATACGATCACGTCAAAAGTCCCTCAGATTATGGGACGTGAATCGTTGTTTATTTATGTTATTCATTTAATCATCTTGTACGGATCAGTAGTGAACAAAGGATTGCAGCATATCATTCTTCCGACATTATCTGTAATTGAAACATCATTTGTCTTTATTATTGTTTTTATTGCCATTTCATCCTTTACGTATGGATGGTACCATTTAAAAAAACATTTTAACAAAACGGCTATGGCCGTACGAATTGTTGTTGCTGCGACGTTCATTTTTTTATTTTTAACCAGGCCTTATTGA
- a CDS encoding GlmU family protein produces MTKQICLFEDIYLPNLLPLVYFRPTFNLRCGILSLKEKVQYAYPKAEVNLHCRSYMADYMRLRNPGHAVNEISAKEVLFINGRTIVDEKFMKMIPLDGDSDVVYVKDDTVVAARVSGPKLKMLKSHMNGIFSISDFDGLHIQQVDVKMISYPWELIKHNGDQLRSDYEVLKKLHGKKKAKSKKYPGVYILNEKNVFIGEGSVIKPGVVIDAENGPVYIGKNVQVMSFSTIIGPSYIGDGSIVKVGAKIYSDCSIGPVCKIGGEIEATILHSYSNKQHDGFLGHSYLGAWVNCGAGTVTSDLKNNYSTVKVYVNGEPVDSGMQFVGVTIGDHSKTAINSTFNTGTVIGVSSNVFGTGFPPKYVPSFSWGAAGETFTTYNIEKALSVANKVMNRRKIDLSEPEEKLFRKIFDLTSDERRKRGMPL; encoded by the coding sequence ATGACTAAACAAATCTGTCTCTTCGAAGATATCTACCTTCCAAACCTACTTCCGCTCGTCTATTTCCGTCCGACATTTAACTTGCGTTGTGGTATTCTCTCACTGAAGGAGAAAGTGCAATACGCATATCCGAAAGCGGAAGTGAACCTGCACTGCCGTTCCTATATGGCGGATTATATGCGCTTGAGGAACCCCGGTCATGCGGTCAATGAGATTTCCGCAAAAGAAGTTCTCTTTATTAACGGCCGTACGATTGTGGATGAAAAATTTATGAAGATGATTCCACTCGATGGAGATTCCGATGTTGTATACGTAAAGGATGATACGGTGGTGGCAGCGCGTGTGAGCGGACCAAAATTAAAAATGTTAAAAAGCCATATGAATGGAATATTTTCCATTTCTGATTTTGACGGGCTTCATATTCAACAAGTGGATGTGAAGATGATCAGTTATCCGTGGGAATTGATCAAGCACAATGGCGATCAACTAAGGTCTGACTATGAAGTGTTAAAAAAATTGCACGGAAAGAAAAAAGCGAAATCAAAAAAATATCCCGGTGTATATATATTGAATGAGAAGAATGTCTTCATCGGGGAAGGATCGGTGATAAAACCTGGAGTAGTGATTGATGCTGAAAATGGACCAGTCTATATCGGGAAGAATGTTCAGGTGATGTCGTTCTCAACAATTATTGGCCCTTCGTATATCGGTGATGGATCGATTGTCAAAGTGGGGGCAAAGATTTATAGTGATTGCAGCATTGGTCCGGTGTGTAAGATCGGTGGAGAGATTGAAGCAACAATTCTTCACAGTTATTCTAACAAACAGCACGACGGTTTTCTCGGACATTCGTACCTTGGTGCTTGGGTTAATTGCGGTGCGGGGACTGTGACAAGCGATCTCAAAAATAATTACAGCACTGTGAAAGTGTATGTGAATGGCGAGCCGGTTGATAGCGGCATGCAGTTTGTTGGGGTAACGATTGGAGACCATTCGAAGACCGCGATCAATTCAACGTTCAACACTGGAACAGTCATCGGCGTTTCATCGAACGTATTTGGAACCGGATTCCCACCGAAGTATGTCCCTTCATTTTCTTGGGGTGCTGCGGGAGAAACGTTTACGACCTATAATATAGAGAAGGCGTTAAGTGTGGCTAATAAAGTAATGAATCGTCGAAAGATTGATCTGAGCGAACCAGAAGAGAAGCTTTTCCGAAAGATTTTTGATTTGACTAGTGATGAGCGAAGAAAACGAGGCATGCCGTTATAA
- the rsmB gene encoding 16S rRNA (cytosine(967)-C(5))-methyltransferase RsmB, which yields MENQPEVVETKDERKQLFSGVRGTSVKLLNRVERTDSYLDKLLEGELRSGELNDFDKALLMEIVHGVLRWQSKLDWVLNGFFHGNFSKAEVTVRNTLRAALYQILFLDKVPDHAAVNEAVEFIKRIRGEKAAGLVNGVLRNIIRNKEGIHYPDVQNDAALYLSTMYSFPLWMVKRWMNRFGFYETEKLLEAQNQKPGLTLRINTMKTTIEDFRKMFDLQNISYEKSNFLSTFMRASNLTNISNSEIFRRGFFTIQDESAGLAATLLNVQQGDRVIDLCAAPGGKTTFFGEVMKNQGTIIAVDKYQTRLNLVKSSCDRLGITNVECVAADATEYQTELADKILIDAPCSGLGVLSKKPDIKIKREMRDINEVVKIQEQLLNNASTLLKSGGAIVYSTCTIEPEENFNVVKKFLTNHPEYEIDQASKYVDEKIVSADGFIETFPHRNGIDGSFAIRLMKQ from the coding sequence ATGGAAAATCAACCAGAAGTTGTAGAAACAAAAGATGAACGCAAACAATTATTCAGTGGAGTGCGTGGTACATCGGTAAAACTTTTGAATCGTGTTGAAAGAACTGATTCTTATCTTGATAAACTACTCGAAGGGGAGCTGCGCTCCGGCGAACTGAATGATTTCGATAAGGCTTTATTAATGGAGATTGTTCATGGCGTATTACGCTGGCAATCTAAATTGGATTGGGTATTGAACGGTTTTTTCCATGGGAATTTCTCTAAAGCGGAAGTAACCGTTCGCAATACGTTGCGTGCAGCTCTGTATCAAATTCTATTCTTAGACAAAGTGCCGGATCATGCCGCTGTGAATGAAGCTGTCGAATTTATAAAGCGTATCCGCGGAGAAAAAGCAGCCGGACTTGTAAACGGTGTCCTCCGAAATATTATCAGAAATAAAGAGGGTATTCATTATCCCGACGTTCAAAACGATGCAGCGTTGTATCTCTCCACGATGTATTCATTTCCGCTCTGGATGGTGAAGCGATGGATGAATCGGTTTGGATTCTATGAGACTGAAAAATTGTTGGAAGCACAGAATCAAAAACCGGGACTGACGCTTCGGATCAACACAATGAAAACAACCATCGAAGATTTTCGGAAGATGTTCGACCTGCAAAACATTTCCTATGAAAAATCAAACTTCCTTTCAACGTTTATGCGAGCATCAAATCTTACGAACATCTCCAATTCCGAGATATTCCGGCGAGGTTTTTTTACTATTCAAGATGAAAGTGCCGGCCTTGCCGCCACGCTGCTTAATGTGCAACAGGGAGACCGTGTTATTGACCTATGCGCTGCTCCCGGAGGTAAAACGACATTCTTCGGTGAGGTAATGAAGAATCAGGGGACGATAATTGCTGTTGATAAATATCAGACCCGCCTGAATCTTGTGAAATCTTCATGCGACAGACTCGGAATCACGAATGTGGAATGTGTTGCTGCAGATGCGACTGAGTACCAAACGGAACTGGCAGATAAAATTTTGATCGATGCGCCCTGCTCCGGATTAGGTGTATTATCGAAAAAACCTGACATAAAGATAAAACGTGAAATGAGAGATATTAATGAGGTTGTGAAGATCCAAGAGCAATTATTGAATAATGCTTCGACCCTGTTGAAATCCGGGGGAGCAATTGTTTACAGTACTTGCACCATTGAACCCGAAGAAAATTTTAATGTCGTGAAGAAATTTCTGACGAATCATCCCGAATACGAAATTGACCAAGCATCAAAATATGTGGACGAGAAAATTGTATCTGCCGATGGGTTTATTGAGACTTTCCCGCATCGAAACGGGATTGACGGTTCGTTCGCAATTCGATTGATGAAACAATAA
- a CDS encoding heparan-alpha-glucosaminide N-acetyltransferase domain-containing protein — translation MGKQKSRFVYIDLLRGWAVIVMIEVHVFNAFLIPVIKEEPWFKILNFVNGLVAPSFLFIAGYSFVLIAQRKWNDYLAYSPVFWKQLGRILQVLAVGYALHLPFFSFNKLLNISWEEWGVFWKVDVLHAIAVSLLVLLALVLIARTQKKYFFAVALLAFAMIFGSPWMYDRNIDHIMPEQLGNYFTAAHRSQFPLFPWMGFVLFGGLTSQLLVWWKETMEEQKIFTRFFVAGIVLIIGSIIADLLPIVIFPEHNFWRASPGFFFIRMGIVLILLSTLWIWEKTAKSGRSLVSVVGSESLVAYAGHLLAIYGMFWDNKSLAFIIGKTKTVPEVMMMAAVLIAATMGVSYVWNRIKNWSMFYARVMMYSILVVVLYIFFTKPF, via the coding sequence ATGGGAAAACAAAAATCTCGTTTTGTCTATATCGATCTCCTGAGGGGATGGGCTGTTATCGTTATGATCGAAGTTCACGTGTTCAACGCGTTCTTGATCCCCGTCATCAAGGAAGAACCGTGGTTCAAAATATTGAATTTTGTAAATGGACTGGTTGCCCCATCATTTCTTTTTATTGCCGGATATTCCTTTGTGCTGATCGCGCAACGAAAATGGAACGATTATCTTGCATATAGTCCTGTCTTTTGGAAACAGTTGGGAAGAATCCTTCAAGTGTTGGCGGTTGGATACGCGTTGCATTTGCCCTTCTTCTCATTCAATAAATTACTCAATATTTCCTGGGAAGAGTGGGGTGTTTTTTGGAAAGTGGATGTTTTGCACGCCATCGCTGTTTCGTTGCTGGTGTTGCTCGCTCTTGTGTTGATCGCTCGTACACAGAAGAAATATTTTTTTGCTGTTGCTCTGCTTGCATTTGCAATGATCTTCGGCTCGCCATGGATGTATGATAGGAATATCGATCATATCATGCCGGAACAGCTTGGAAACTATTTCACGGCAGCTCACCGGTCACAGTTTCCATTGTTTCCGTGGATGGGATTTGTATTGTTTGGCGGATTAACGTCGCAACTGCTTGTCTGGTGGAAAGAGACGATGGAGGAGCAAAAGATCTTTACGCGCTTTTTTGTTGCGGGAATAGTGTTGATCATAGGATCGATCATTGCCGATCTGCTGCCCATTGTGATTTTTCCGGAACACAATTTTTGGCGAGCAAGTCCCGGATTCTTTTTCATCCGTATGGGAATTGTGCTAATATTACTCTCAACATTATGGATTTGGGAAAAGACCGCTAAGTCCGGCAGATCACTGGTAAGTGTTGTTGGTTCGGAATCGCTTGTTGCGTATGCCGGACATCTGTTAGCGATCTATGGAATGTTTTGGGACAATAAGAGTCTTGCATTCATTATCGGAAAAACAAAAACCGTTCCTGAAGTGATGATGATGGCGGCAGTATTGATTGCTGCAACCATGGGAGTTTCTTATGTCTGGAATCGCATCAAAAATTGGAGTATGTTCTATGCACGAGTGATGATGTATTCCATCCTTGTTGTTGTCCTCTATATTTTTTTTACAAAACCTTTTTAA